CTTTAATCTCTGCCGGAAATGCACTAGTAGCGATGTCAACATCATGAATTTTATGTCCCAACAAAATATCTCTCACACTACCGCCTACAAAGTAAGCTTCAAAACCAGCTGCCTCAATTTGATTGGTTACCGGTAAAGCACGTTGGAATTCTTCAGGTAATTTAGCTAATCGCATTTTCATCCTCCAGGGCACGCTTGCCGTCTTTTCTTTCAAAGCGGTAATAATCCCGCTGATTAAATTTCGCCATATTTTGATCAAAAACTTCTGTTAAATCAATTTCTAAAGAATTCGCCATTAATAATAAGACAAAAAATACATCCCCTAGTTCTTCAGCAACTGTATTTGGGGCTTCTTCTGCCTTTTTTTGTTTTTCACCGTAGTAATGATTTACCTCTCTTGCTAATTCTCCCACTTCTTCTGTCATACGCGCAAGTTGGGCTAGCGGAGAAAAATATCCTACTTTAAATTGGTCGATATAATCATCTACTTCATGTTGCATCTGTTGCAATGTTTTTTTAGTCATGTGATCACTCCTGTCATTATCTTATCAAAATAATTCTGCAATTCAAAGTATGCGCCAATTGTCAGTGTCATTTTTTCGTGCTACATTTGAGAAGGCAGAAAACAGGCGTTATCTTCCTTAGTTTCTAATTGATAAAAAAAGAAGGTGAGACCATGAATACAAACAAATATACTCCTTTATTAAAAGATCTAATTTTAATTCTGATTGGCACCTGTATTTATGCATTTGGTTTAATTTATATCAACATCCCAAACAGCCTCGCTGAAGGGGGCGTAACTGGGATTACCTTGATTTTACGGGCATTATTTGGCATTAACCCAGCCTATAGTACCTTTGTTTTAAATATCCCAATTATTATTTTAGGCGGTAAAATTTTAGGAAAACGTT
The DNA window shown above is from Enterococcus montenegrensis and carries:
- a CDS encoding nucleotide pyrophosphohydrolase yields the protein MTKKTLQQMQHEVDDYIDQFKVGYFSPLAQLARMTEEVGELAREVNHYYGEKQKKAEEAPNTVAEELGDVFFVLLLMANSLEIDLTEVFDQNMAKFNQRDYYRFERKDGKRALEDENAIS